gggggataacaatgaaaacactgacgaacaccaactgcaacaaccaaaccctcatttgccaaaccccccctcaattcaggatttgattgcacaaaatttgaatgaattgagggggattgcagaagtatatcgtaggatccctcgtctaaacccaatgtttgatcctctcacgtcgatcataaaaagtatggaaaccatgactgaggagcatgatgccgcccttttgtggtgagattctatgagggaaaaatatgcagatggcttgtcgtataaggatagcaaggatcttgagatatccaaagccgaaatcgcctcattgtttgtcaatccccgtactggtcaacccgtagatcccaaaaaaataaaactatctattaaatggtgcacaaatgatgggattgtgaaaaacttttgggatcgttggtggatggttttcgacaaaccacccaacaacaatcttgatatccccttctattttataaaaaaattgtatgttgagtttgttttacacaaacatgtgaactactttgacatccaacctttccagggtgtaggtttaggtatgccccaaaatagacctggggcaatcAGAGTAGTCCAGAGTcggtatgtcccccctcctcctgttgatcccccacctgcagtgcaacaTCTCGATATCATTCGTGaggtggcttcacggaccatatcggctattcactttttgagtagccttttggtttctcaggccgcgtcagtagctcagcctactatTGATGGTAGTCGCGCATCCGGTGGcgttgacacgtcatcctcggctccacacatatgtgtgccccatagttgtgtcatgtgtgggcacgtatgcttgggtccagtaggACAACCCGTCGATCatcctgtggacagtgcagattatgaggtgcatgagatgcatgatgcaccagatgttattacacaaactggaggataccctggggagtcctcacatgctagaggcgaggaggcaccgttatcatacattgatgatgtagtggtaagatttgtattttcacagttcatgttatattttaattaaatatttataaattagataatattaagtactaatttttatttagatggtctatttaacagttgatgatcgaggatgagttgagacagattcaggagggcaccttgtcggccatttcatttggccttgatagcttgacggtacatatattattgcacctagtcgtttgtattttgttgtacatacatgctcatcatttatattggtattaattagattatgtagtaacttgcatgtatatcttattttactcttgtagggcacaagcagcatgagtgcagagcagtgtgatttaggatttggtagtgcagttggagacaaaggaaaggtaattgaatgcaaatatgatttaatgaatagtttaaataacttatagtgattatacatgtctagacatagattgatagtttcatatacttgttgtgtatatatacagagaatccttggcttcacatccttgatgactacacctagtatacctgaagaagaagaagagatgcctcgagtagatgtgtgtttattttattttttgattagtagatataatttgttattatcagtgacaattatatgctaacttgtatcaatgtcatgtttctgaacatatgtaggttgtttatgaaaatattcaaaacatacctcctctactgaagacatacatcaagagtcctgcaaagctgaagagaaaaagtggagatgaggtaaatatgaatagttcaattatagttcatttttatgttaacttttcgaatgtgaattatataatataactaatattaatcgtggtttgtttttcttgtgcaggatccttcagagccgagcagtgcagcgaagaggatcgattttgatgatccatcaacaacttaggatgttatagatagttttgggatgcttacatgtctagttggcatgtatattttgtatatggacatacattcacgtatttagacatacattttgtttcagttggcatttatgccatatttgtgtatggacatacatttgtaatcatttgacatttttatatatatggaAGTTGATATTctatcatataaattgttgctcatctgtgcgtggtgttatcatggaaatctttaatcttcattccaataattaacaatggttaataatggctatttaatgaacaatacaattcatttcatcataagtgttgtttttataatgaacaatataattcatttaatgaacaatacaatacaattcatttaatggacaatacaatttatgaacaatacaattcatttaatcaagaatacaatacaattcattcaatgaacaatacaattcatttaatgaacaatacaatacaattcatttaatgaacaatacttgatacaattcattattaccctatgcatggtcctattttgcccccccacctcggtcgaatgttcggagttttattagggcagcaatttttcggttggcaaaaaaattgtcagtctcactcaatggaatgttgtcgcgtggccgatttcttgttctactcatcgcgatgacgaaccatcggctccgacatgtctagttaggcattattaccctacgcatgctcctatttttcccccccactcgatcgaacgctcggggtcataccctacgcatgtgacatccataaagggatatgaaaggatattttgtaaacaatcagaaacctttaatgataatcaagttgaagccttgagatttatgcaatatggttcaagtccaaaactataccttgaagccacacactcttccctctcccagcatacagtaatgagtcacaagttaacatagaatttggaaggatttgacgagagtgttttgattttacttacttcttgtgtattataatatagaccaatttgccaatgtgacatcttcatatgagagaaaagcttcattttagcTTTGCTCTCAATATAGtcgtacctatttcattattagaaaaaataaataagttctgcactaaactgtaataaataaattagtatcctctatattatggatttgaattgatgttctcgattagttattattcctacacctcacactcacaagattaataatgaaatgacatttatgattcatcaaatgctgacaaagtctaatcaaagttcaacttcaacatgtatacaacatatcatattcaactttaagatgcatacaacttaccatattcaagctcatgccaaccaccacttggatattgttatatgtcgattaaagta
The nucleotide sequence above comes from Cryptomeria japonica chromosome 11, Sugi_1.0, whole genome shotgun sequence. Encoded proteins:
- the LOC131859849 gene encoding uncharacterized protein LOC131859849 — encoded protein: MREKYADGLSYKDSKDLEISKAEIASLFVNPRTGQPVDPKKIKLSIKWCTNDGIVKNFWDRWWMVFDKPPNNNLDIPFYFIKKLYVEFVLHKHVNYFDIQPFQGVGLGMPQNRPGAIRVVQSRYVPPPPVDPPPAVQHLDIIREVASRTISAIHFLSSLLVSQAASVAQPTIDGSRASGGVDTSSSAPHICVPHSCVMCGHVCLGPVGQPVDHPVDSADYEVHEMHDAPDVITQTGGYPGESSHARGEEAPLSYIDDVVVRFVFSQFMLYFN